One genomic window of Evansella cellulosilytica DSM 2522 includes the following:
- a CDS encoding DUF1048 domain-containing protein: MSIIDKIIGELNEKREWKAMEKRAKALPKDYCNAYKAIQKYIWTSGGPTDWQDIKRIFGGILELFEEGAAEGKKVTDLTGDDVAAFCDELVKDSKTWMDKYRTKLNETIWKK, encoded by the coding sequence ATGAGTATTATAGACAAGATTATTGGTGAGCTAAATGAGAAGCGGGAATGGAAGGCGATGGAGAAGCGTGCGAAGGCACTTCCAAAGGACTATTGTAATGCTTACAAAGCTATACAAAAATATATTTGGACATCTGGGGGTCCCACTGACTGGCAGGACATCAAGCGTATCTTTGGTGGAATTCTCGAACTCTTCGAGGAAGGGGCAGCAGAAGGAAAGAAAGTCACTGACCTCACTGGTGATGATGTGGCGGCTTTCTGTGACGAGCTTGTGAAGGATTCGAAAACTTGGATGGATAAGTATCGCACAAAGTTGAATGAGACGATTTGGAAAAAGTAA
- a CDS encoding ABC transporter ATP-binding protein — protein MSKIAISVKGLKKSFKDKEVLKGVNFEVQRGEIFALLGSNGAGKTTTVNILSTLLKPDGGEATVCGFDVQRQSEHVRQSISLTGQFAALDGILTGRENLRMIAKLRGVSNPAQVADNLLERFGLSDAANRRADQYSGGMRRRLDIAMSLIGKPPVIFLDEPTTGLDPEGRIEVWDTVKELAGGGTTILLTTQYLEEAEQLADRIAILHGGKIITTGTLTELKEMFPPKKVEYIEKQPTLEEIFLAIVGKKEGI, from the coding sequence ATGAGCAAAATAGCAATTTCAGTAAAAGGGTTGAAAAAATCTTTTAAAGACAAGGAAGTGTTAAAGGGTGTAAATTTTGAGGTGCAACGTGGAGAAATATTCGCACTGCTTGGCTCAAACGGGGCGGGGAAGACGACGACAGTTAACATTCTCTCGACACTGCTGAAGCCCGATGGAGGAGAAGCCACTGTTTGTGGATTTGACGTCCAACGTCAATCGGAACATGTTCGTCAAAGCATTAGCCTGACTGGCCAGTTCGCAGCTTTAGACGGTATTCTCACTGGGAGAGAAAACCTGAGGATGATCGCCAAGTTACGGGGAGTTTCTAATCCCGCTCAAGTTGCTGACAATCTGCTAGAAAGGTTTGGACTTTCTGATGCAGCAAACCGTCGAGCTGACCAGTATTCAGGGGGAATGAGGCGACGTCTTGACATCGCTATGAGTCTGATTGGAAAGCCACCGGTTATTTTTCTCGACGAACCGACAACAGGGCTTGATCCAGAAGGACGGATAGAAGTTTGGGATACCGTTAAGGAACTTGCTGGTGGTGGCACGACCATTTTGCTAACAACCCAGTACTTAGAGGAAGCCGAACAACTAGCGGACCGTATCGCCATCCTGCATGGCGGGAAAATCATCACGACGGGTACCCTTACAGAACTCAAAGAAATGTTTCCACCGAAGAAAGTGGAATACATTGAGAAGCAGCCAACATTAGAAGAAATATTCCTCGCGATCGTCGGCAAAAAGGAGGGAATTTAG
- a CDS encoding MFS transporter, whose product MEQQSLFRNRAFIFLFIGGFLALIGYSMFFMTTTWFVISELGSASSLGIILIAITVPRILMMAFGGVLADKFKKTTIMFSTSSIQGVLLVIIFLLHNANQLSFLHLIILGSIFGTLDAFSGPAGTSLIPKIVEKNQIKQANAIIQGLGQIGFVIGPIIAGSVMEFGGVTSGYFVSSIIVLLSAFFMFPPFIKEGPVVNTIKQTPFRDLIEGLSYVKASRFLMTGIFILITLNFFAFGAISIAIPIFVETYGGSPINLSYIEAALGIGMLVSTAIIGIIKIRRRGLTSIVGLIATLIVAIAFSQIPNLYILTVLAFFIGFTMTFVFIPFFTSAQEDTDPRIMGRVMSIVFLAMNGFDPLAYASVTLLVSRGFDIQLVILSFSIVGLMIALSILWRGNTFRSYKSNY is encoded by the coding sequence ATGGAACAACAATCATTATTTCGGAATCGTGCTTTTATATTTCTGTTTATTGGTGGCTTTTTGGCTCTAATAGGGTATAGTATGTTTTTCATGACAACAACGTGGTTTGTCATTTCTGAATTAGGTTCTGCTAGTTCATTGGGCATCATTCTTATTGCCATTACTGTGCCACGTATTCTCATGATGGCATTCGGAGGGGTTCTTGCTGATAAATTCAAGAAGACGACAATCATGTTCAGCACGAGTTCAATCCAAGGAGTTTTGCTAGTTATCATTTTTTTATTGCATAATGCAAATCAATTATCATTTCTGCATCTGATCATTTTGGGGTCCATTTTTGGAACATTAGATGCATTTTCTGGACCAGCTGGAACATCATTAATCCCGAAAATAGTAGAAAAAAACCAAATTAAACAAGCAAATGCTATTATTCAGGGGTTGGGGCAAATTGGCTTTGTTATTGGACCTATAATCGCTGGGAGTGTCATGGAATTCGGTGGCGTAACATCAGGGTATTTCGTATCATCTATTATTGTTCTGTTGTCTGCCTTTTTTATGTTCCCACCTTTCATAAAAGAAGGTCCTGTAGTTAATACAATAAAACAAACACCATTTAGAGATCTCATAGAAGGGCTTTCCTATGTAAAAGCAAGTAGATTTTTAATGACAGGTATCTTTATTTTAATAACGTTAAACTTTTTTGCCTTCGGAGCGATATCCATTGCAATCCCAATTTTTGTGGAAACGTATGGCGGGTCCCCAATTAACCTTAGTTACATTGAAGCTGCTTTAGGAATTGGAATGCTAGTTAGTACAGCTATAATCGGTATAATTAAAATACGCCGCAGGGGATTGACGTCGATTGTAGGATTAATTGCAACATTAATCGTAGCTATAGCGTTTAGTCAAATTCCTAATTTGTATATATTAACAGTGTTAGCGTTCTTCATTGGATTTACCATGACATTTGTATTCATCCCATTTTTCACTTCAGCACAAGAAGACACTGATCCCCGCATTATGGGCAGGGTCATGAGTATTGTCTTTTTAGCCATGAATGGGTTTGATCCGCTTGCCTATGCAAGTGTAACTTTACTCGTTTCTAGAGGATTTGATATTCAATTAGTCATTCTGTCCTTTTCTATTGTTGGATTAATGATTGCTCTTTCCATTTTATGGAGAGGGAATACGTTTAGAAGTTACAAGTCTAACTATTAA
- a CDS encoding DUF1801 domain-containing protein has translation MSERKMKETDNSVIEFIEKIESEKKKADAYRLLEIFEEVTGFEAKMWGPSIIGFGSYHYKYASGREGDAPLAAFSPRKAKISLYMTYESEERDSLLANFGKHTKSKACIYVNKLADIDIDVLKDLIKHTVKTYQNLYPNE, from the coding sequence ATGTCTGAACGAAAGATGAAAGAAACCGACAATAGTGTCATTGAATTTATTGAAAAGATCGAAAGTGAGAAAAAGAAGGCAGATGCCTATCGGTTATTAGAAATTTTTGAAGAGGTAACTGGATTTGAAGCAAAAATGTGGGGGCCTAGTATTATAGGTTTTGGGAGCTATCACTATAAGTATGCATCAGGTCGTGAAGGAGATGCACCTTTAGCTGCTTTTTCACCAAGAAAGGCAAAAATTAGTCTTTATATGACCTACGAAAGTGAAGAAAGAGATAGCTTATTAGCAAACTTCGGTAAACATACTAAAAGTAAGGCTTGTATTTATGTGAATAAACTAGCTGATATAGATATCGATGTTTTAAAGGATTTAATTAAACATACAGTAAAAACATATCAGAATCTTTATCCGAACGAATAA
- a CDS encoding DUF1272 domain-containing protein, whose protein sequence is MALEMRKFCEACERSISIEADAYICTYECTFCEPCTENMKYICPNCGGELVKRPKPR, encoded by the coding sequence ATGGCATTAGAGATGAGAAAGTTTTGTGAAGCTTGTGAACGAAGCATATCAATAGAAGCCGATGCTTACATTTGTACTTACGAATGTACTTTTTGTGAACCTTGCACAGAAAATATGAAATATATTTGTCCTAATTGTGGAGGTGAATTAGTTAAACGCCCTAAACCTAGATAA
- a CDS encoding ABC transporter substrate-binding protein has protein sequence MKLTEHYLHLRNHFGDTLENEDFTITIDELANILCCSPRYTKKIMKEMHLEKWIHWKVTYGRGKRPTLTFLKNKGEVLLEVSKSHIQSGRYKEGLQLLHSLGPHYQEKANEWLVNQFGYIEENDKNEPLEVLRYPYYFSIIHLDPAHINSIHENHLVDHIFDTLLVYNPETKSADPHLAHHYECSDEGMTWRFYLRKGVFFHHGRELTAQDVVQSFQRLKEIAFSNKSMISNIKAIEANKKWVVEFHLSQTDYLFPHALCHKQLSIIPIDVYRNLGEAFTTLPTGTGPFKITKHDESMIRLDAHGTYFKGRPHLDRVEIITLDEINQDTKRGFADYFSHDVSANNTPMYWEEVHQPEEGATYITFNLFKDGPHQSKKLREAINLCIDRDALCQFLGGKHLFPADSQLINETAKTYVNAYNPAKSMALLHEAGYSGETLTLYATQLRKNASVQTEAFWIKEQCEKVGIKVDVHVIPIPELLKQSTMKKADMIIGGFAFGNDIVYSFYRFFQIPGSFVKNLMGKKLGAILDQQILNVRQEADTNKQMSYLLDLEHTIKKEVAIINLYHRSHAINVNNNSQLKGISLEWFGRVNYKDLWFK, from the coding sequence ATGAAATTAACGGAGCATTATCTCCACTTAAGGAATCACTTTGGGGACACACTGGAAAACGAGGATTTCACCATTACAATCGATGAATTAGCAAATATTTTATGTTGTAGCCCTAGATATACAAAGAAGATCATGAAGGAAATGCACTTAGAAAAATGGATTCATTGGAAAGTTACATACGGGAGAGGAAAACGACCAACACTTACATTTTTAAAAAACAAAGGGGAAGTTCTCTTAGAAGTCTCTAAATCCCATATTCAATCAGGACGGTATAAAGAGGGGCTTCAACTCCTCCATTCTTTAGGACCGCACTATCAAGAAAAAGCCAATGAATGGCTAGTAAATCAGTTTGGTTACATAGAGGAAAATGACAAAAATGAACCACTAGAGGTGTTACGTTATCCATATTATTTTTCCATCATTCACCTAGACCCAGCCCATATTAATTCCATCCATGAGAACCATTTAGTCGATCACATTTTCGATACCCTTCTCGTTTACAATCCAGAGACGAAGTCCGCCGATCCCCACTTGGCTCATCATTACGAATGTAGTGATGAGGGGATGACATGGCGTTTCTATTTGAGGAAGGGCGTATTTTTTCACCATGGAAGGGAATTAACCGCACAAGACGTTGTTCAGTCGTTTCAAAGATTGAAAGAAATAGCTTTTTCTAATAAATCGATGATTAGCAACATAAAAGCAATAGAGGCTAATAAAAAATGGGTGGTGGAATTCCATTTATCCCAGACAGATTATTTATTTCCACACGCACTTTGTCACAAACAATTATCGATTATACCAATCGATGTTTATCGTAATCTTGGTGAAGCATTTACTACATTGCCAACAGGAACAGGTCCTTTTAAGATAACAAAACATGATGAGTCGATGATAAGGCTTGATGCCCACGGCACGTATTTCAAAGGACGCCCTCACCTAGACCGAGTGGAAATCATTACGTTAGACGAGATAAATCAGGATACAAAACGCGGTTTTGCTGACTACTTCTCCCATGATGTTTCAGCAAATAACACTCCCATGTATTGGGAAGAGGTTCATCAACCGGAAGAAGGGGCAACGTATATCACGTTTAATCTATTTAAGGATGGACCTCACCAATCAAAAAAGTTAAGAGAGGCCATTAACCTTTGCATTGATAGAGACGCCCTTTGCCAGTTTCTAGGGGGAAAACACCTCTTCCCTGCAGATAGTCAACTAATCAATGAAACGGCTAAAACCTATGTAAATGCATATAATCCTGCAAAGTCTATGGCGTTACTTCATGAGGCTGGATATAGCGGGGAAACATTGACACTTTATGCTACACAATTACGGAAGAACGCTTCAGTTCAGACGGAAGCATTTTGGATCAAGGAACAGTGTGAGAAAGTCGGTATTAAAGTGGATGTCCATGTCATTCCTATCCCTGAGCTATTAAAGCAGTCCACGATGAAAAAAGCAGATATGATTATTGGTGGCTTCGCTTTCGGAAACGACATTGTCTACTCCTTCTACCGTTTCTTCCAAATACCAGGAAGCTTTGTCAAAAACCTAATGGGGAAAAAGTTAGGCGCTATTCTCGACCAGCAAATACTAAATGTCCGCCAAGAGGCTGATACAAATAAACAAATGAGCTACTTATTAGACCTTGAACATACGATAAAAAAAGAAGTAGCCATTATCAATCTATATCACCGAAGTCACGCAATCAACGTCAACAACAACTCCCAACTAAAAGGAATCAGTCTAGAATGGTTTGGAAGAGTAAACTATAAAGACTTGTGGTTTAAATGA
- a CDS encoding peptidoglycan amidohydrolase family protein: protein MNDDIYLRTDLLPSGSHLFHLVGEVSNYGETYTVEESYPIDIEKRTTSTNFRSHTFKPGDILVASDNKKGIPNGYMGHAIIMVDNERILESDYQDDSIAVNHITKFFKDHEWYALYRPINEKMGELAVNWGLAYHEKYKKNVNQGVNKPLFSFLPSKLTDLWSTIYCTKLVWLCYYYGANYDFSHEGLWISPYQLDNQLKKDKNFQLIYEHPKHYFKLKV, encoded by the coding sequence ATGAATGATGATATTTATTTAAGAACTGATCTGTTGCCATCTGGTTCTCATCTCTTCCATCTGGTGGGGGAGGTCAGTAACTATGGGGAAACCTATACTGTCGAAGAATCTTATCCTATTGATATTGAAAAGAGAACTACTTCCACAAATTTTCGAAGCCATACCTTTAAGCCAGGAGATATTTTAGTGGCAAGTGATAACAAAAAAGGGATACCTAACGGCTATATGGGCCACGCAATTATCATGGTGGACAATGAAAGAATACTAGAGTCGGACTATCAAGACGATAGTATAGCTGTGAACCATATAACTAAGTTTTTTAAGGATCATGAATGGTACGCATTATACCGTCCAATTAATGAAAAAATGGGGGAGCTTGCTGTTAATTGGGGATTGGCTTACCATGAAAAGTACAAAAAGAATGTGAATCAAGGTGTAAATAAACCTCTGTTTTCTTTTCTTCCCTCTAAGTTAACGGATTTATGGTCCACGATATACTGTACAAAACTAGTTTGGCTGTGTTATTACTACGGAGCCAATTATGATTTTAGCCATGAAGGTTTATGGATATCTCCATATCAACTAGACAATCAGTTAAAGAAGGATAAGAACTTCCAGCTAATTTATGAGCACCCAAAACATTACTTTAAGCTAAAAGTATAG
- a CDS encoding GNAT family N-acetyltransferase, with amino-acid sequence MEFYLQPEPRAQHRWIVIRKVDGLKVGTCGFHCWSKEDNKIEIGYDLKKEFWGNGYMCEAVKGIIDFAKNTMDLKEINACIYTENDKSIKLVEKIGFVKTGSKYELFRGKKYLHSVYSLNVK; translated from the coding sequence ATAGAATTTTATTTACAGCCTGAGCCACGAGCACAACATAGATGGATCGTAATACGTAAAGTTGATGGGCTAAAGGTGGGAACCTGTGGATTTCACTGTTGGAGTAAAGAAGATAACAAAATTGAAATAGGCTATGATCTGAAAAAGGAATTTTGGGGAAATGGATACATGTGTGAAGCTGTAAAGGGAATTATAGACTTTGCTAAGAACACTATGGATTTAAAAGAGATAAATGCCTGTATTTATACTGAAAACGATAAGTCTATAAAATTAGTAGAAAAAATAGGTTTTGTTAAAACTGGTTCGAAATATGAGCTTTTTAGAGGGAAGAAGTATTTACATAGTGTGTATTCGTTAAATGTGAAATAG
- a CDS encoding MFS transporter yields MKAAIDDKVKEQAENSGKSLWKNGQFLLLLSGSSISNLTFYIFTLALPIIIYDLTQSTFAMGTMRGIEFLPNLLLAIFIGVLVDRFNRKFVLLSAASVQALCIFVIIVFLMSSSIQLWHLYLFGFILYTAGYTFGNAYHTVLPLIVEKDQLTSANAIISFIRTTVSLVGPAFAGFILVAINYMYGLSITLVGLLLLLLFTSFLSIPHRKKPEVLNEKNSIFSDIKEGWNSLIENRELWNLTIMVLLSNIASASTLAVLIFFALDVMQVAEVQIGFILSSSAVGGLLAAMIAKKIVRWIKRGPLFLIALGLESIGYVILFLAMDWYWLAVGMFFNGFTGGLINIHYFTLRQETTPNHLLGRVAGTSSTIMKLAVPFAFIGVGALGEVIPVHFIFLGSAVMTGMIILYLIKTPVVKMK; encoded by the coding sequence ATGAAAGCAGCAATTGATGATAAAGTGAAGGAACAAGCGGAGAATAGCGGCAAATCATTATGGAAAAACGGTCAGTTTTTGCTCCTGTTATCAGGCAGTTCCATATCTAACTTAACCTTTTATATTTTTACTTTAGCATTGCCGATTATTATTTATGATTTAACCCAATCAACCTTTGCAATGGGAACGATGAGGGGAATAGAATTTTTACCGAACCTACTATTGGCAATTTTTATCGGTGTGCTCGTTGATCGATTTAATCGCAAATTTGTACTACTGAGTGCGGCAAGTGTGCAAGCACTTTGCATCTTCGTCATTATTGTATTTCTCATGTCCTCTTCAATACAGTTATGGCACCTTTATCTTTTCGGATTTATTCTATATACAGCAGGATATACATTTGGCAATGCGTATCATACGGTACTTCCTTTAATCGTAGAAAAGGATCAATTAACCTCGGCAAACGCTATTATTTCGTTTATTCGTACGACCGTTAGCTTAGTTGGACCTGCGTTTGCAGGATTTATCTTAGTGGCCATAAATTATATGTATGGACTCTCGATCACGCTTGTAGGCTTGTTACTTCTTTTGCTGTTCACGAGTTTTTTAAGCATTCCTCATAGGAAAAAGCCGGAAGTACTGAATGAAAAAAATAGTATTTTTTCTGATATAAAAGAAGGCTGGAATAGTCTCATAGAAAATAGAGAGCTGTGGAATCTGACAATCATGGTTCTCCTTAGTAACATAGCGTCTGCATCCACGTTAGCCGTTCTTATTTTTTTCGCGCTTGATGTCATGCAAGTGGCGGAGGTGCAAATTGGGTTTATTTTGTCTAGTTCCGCAGTTGGTGGATTGTTAGCGGCAATGATAGCAAAGAAAATCGTGCGCTGGATTAAAAGAGGGCCATTATTCCTTATCGCTCTTGGCTTAGAAAGCATCGGATATGTGATTTTGTTTTTAGCGATGGATTGGTATTGGCTTGCGGTCGGGATGTTTTTTAATGGCTTTACTGGAGGGCTCATTAATATTCATTATTTCACCCTTCGTCAAGAAACTACACCGAATCATTTGTTAGGTCGCGTAGCTGGTACATCATCAACGATCATGAAGCTCGCAGTACCATTTGCTTTTATTGGTGTAGGTGCTTTAGGAGAAGTAATTCCTGTCCACTTTATCTTCTTAGGGTCAGCCGTCATGACAGGGATGATCATTTTATATTTAATCAAAACCCCAGTTGTTAAAATGAAGTGA
- a CDS encoding PH domain-containing protein, protein MYFPSKKDNWLAFVILGAILLVILSFIFDGNRNGWPILEFIICLLVIGLPLWIWLGTGYKLEEGLIKIRCGPFKSTVRIKEITKLSATKSPLSAPALSLDRIEITHGMYNMAIVSPKNKIDFISILLSENPDIQVDKNLIRQQSG, encoded by the coding sequence ATGTATTTTCCATCCAAGAAAGATAATTGGTTGGCATTTGTAATTTTGGGAGCAATACTTTTAGTTATTTTAAGTTTCATTTTTGATGGAAACCGAAATGGCTGGCCAATATTAGAATTCATAATATGTTTACTGGTAATAGGTTTACCCTTATGGATATGGCTTGGAACAGGATACAAGCTTGAAGAAGGACTTATAAAGATAAGATGTGGTCCTTTTAAAAGTACAGTAAGAATTAAAGAAATTACAAAGTTGAGTGCAACGAAGAGCCCGCTTTCAGCACCTGCCTTGTCCCTAGATAGGATAGAGATTACTCACGGTATGTATAATATGGCAATTGTATCCCCGAAAAACAAAATTGATTTTATTAGTATTTTATTAAGTGAAAATCCGGATATTCAAGTAGATAAAAATCTTATCCGTCAACAGAGTGGTTAA
- a CDS encoding PadR family transcriptional regulator, which yields MENITEMLKGVLEGCVLEIISRGETYGYEITQQLRELGFTDVVEGTVYTITMRLEKNNLVDIEKKRSTVGPPRKFYTLNEAGKNQLNIFWEKWEFVSTKMNELRTKELKRRR from the coding sequence TTGGAAAATATTACAGAAATGCTAAAAGGGGTTCTTGAGGGATGTGTGCTTGAAATCATCAGTCGTGGCGAAACTTACGGCTATGAAATCACACAGCAGCTGCGAGAACTCGGTTTCACTGATGTAGTTGAAGGAACAGTTTATACGATTACCATGCGTCTTGAGAAAAACAATCTTGTGGACATTGAGAAAAAGCGATCCACTGTAGGACCGCCGAGAAAATTTTACACACTTAACGAAGCTGGTAAAAATCAGCTTAATATTTTTTGGGAGAAATGGGAGTTCGTATCAACTAAAATGAACGAACTCAGAACGAAAGAACTTAAAAGGAGAAGGTAA
- a CDS encoding MerR family transcriptional regulator — MEMTIGQFAKIVGSTVRTLRYYDKIGLLTPKKLNKNGRKIYTKLDWETFQQIVILKHLGLTLNEIKELMTKQKFNNRELLQVQKQLIEEKQAELNNKLEVITRMEKLYNIEGISEEELNEFAFIMLDLFRREKSQIQILEEHFTDDTEILKEIKRLHDPEYKEKMDREIWFLIQAIRNAIHNNDSTSRKKVQKIINEMNNLFPASRKILNLVDNNHFLTKYNHEFTNYFPENIASYIYKELKTYYDENDNNE, encoded by the coding sequence ATGGAAATGACAATTGGTCAGTTTGCAAAAATAGTAGGTTCAACAGTAAGAACACTTAGATACTACGATAAAATTGGTTTACTTACCCCAAAAAAATTAAATAAAAATGGGCGGAAAATATATACAAAATTAGACTGGGAAACTTTTCAACAAATAGTTATTTTAAAGCATCTTGGTTTAACATTAAATGAAATAAAAGAACTAATGACTAAGCAGAAATTTAATAATCGAGAGTTGTTGCAGGTACAGAAGCAGTTAATTGAAGAAAAGCAAGCGGAATTAAATAATAAGTTAGAAGTAATTACGAGAATGGAGAAATTGTACAACATTGAAGGTATTTCTGAGGAAGAATTAAATGAATTTGCTTTTATTATGCTTGATTTATTTAGGCGAGAAAAATCACAAATTCAAATATTGGAAGAACATTTTACAGATGACACGGAGATCTTAAAAGAAATAAAAAGGCTTCATGATCCTGAATACAAGGAGAAAATGGATCGAGAGATATGGTTTTTAATTCAAGCCATTCGAAATGCTATTCATAATAATGATTCTACCAGCAGAAAAAAAGTACAAAAAATTATTAACGAAATGAACAACCTATTCCCTGCGAGTAGGAAGATTTTAAATCTTGTGGATAATAATCATTTTTTAACTAAGTACAATCATGAGTTTACTAATTATTTTCCTGAAAACATCGCTAGCTATATTTATAAGGAATTGAAAACTTATTATGACGAGAACGATAATAATGAATAG
- a CDS encoding ABC transporter permease, with translation MKSKTTVLLGRLMRNIMRSPDTIITVAITPIMMMLLFVYVFGGAIETGTDNYVNYLLPGILLMAIASGVGYTSLRLFNDVKSGLMARFVTMPIKRSSVLWAHVLTSLVSNALTVLVVILVALLMGFRSGADILDWLVVVGLLGLFTLSLTWLTVIPGLTAKSMEGAIAYSYPLVFLPFISSAFVPTETMPTIVRAFAEYQPVTSIVNAVRALLYEGNVGIDMWNALGWCLALLVVSYFFASRAFQRQLG, from the coding sequence ATGAAAAGTAAAACAACGGTTTTACTAGGACGTTTAATGCGTAACATTATGCGAAGCCCGGATACGATAATAACAGTGGCGATTACGCCGATTATGATGATGCTACTGTTTGTCTATGTATTTGGTGGTGCTATAGAAACAGGTACGGATAACTATGTTAATTATTTACTGCCGGGAATCTTGCTGATGGCAATAGCGTCCGGTGTCGGTTACACTTCTTTACGGTTGTTTAATGATGTAAAAAGTGGGCTGATGGCACGTTTCGTTACTATGCCCATCAAGCGCTCGTCAGTTTTGTGGGCTCACGTGTTAACCTCGCTTGTATCCAATGCTCTTACTGTCTTGGTCGTTATTCTCGTTGCGCTCTTGATGGGTTTCCGTTCCGGCGCTGATATTCTAGATTGGCTAGTAGTTGTTGGGTTACTTGGACTATTTACGCTCTCCTTGACATGGCTTACTGTTATTCCTGGATTGACAGCAAAATCGATGGAAGGGGCAATAGCTTATTCATACCCACTAGTTTTCCTTCCGTTTATCAGTTCGGCTTTTGTTCCAACTGAAACGATGCCAACCATAGTCCGTGCATTCGCTGAGTACCAGCCGGTGACATCAATCGTAAATGCAGTTCGAGCACTTTTGTATGAAGGAAATGTTGGTATTGATATGTGGAATGCACTTGGCTGGTGCCTAGCCCTCTTGGTCGTCTCTTACTTTTTTGCAAGTAGAGCATTTCAGCGTCAGTTAGGGTAA